From Marivirga harenae, one genomic window encodes:
- the pruA gene encoding L-glutamate gamma-semialdehyde dehydrogenase, with translation MPTAIYKVPIPKNEPVNSYAPGTPQRASLQAKIKELRAQEVDVPMYIGAEEVRTGKTHPLNPPHDHQHKLGQFHEGDGSHVEQAIKAALAAKQDWADLPWQQRASVFLKAADLISGPYRDKINAATMLAQSKNAYQAEIDSACELADFLRFNVKYMTEIYEEQPFSPDGVWNKMEYRPLEGFVFALTPFNFTAIAGNLPSSAALMGNTVVWKPAYSQIYSANVVMEIFREAGVPDGVINLIYVDGPTTGEKIFKHPDFAGIHFTGSTGVFQNIWKTIGENIETYKSYPRIVGETGGKDFILAHKTADAKQVATAITRGAFEFQGQKCSAASRVYVANNIWDEVKENLVADIKDIKMGGPEDFENFFNAVIDRKAFDKIKGYIETAKESNVAEVIAGGECDDSKGYFIQPTVIVTKDPQFVTMQEEIFGPVVTIYVYDAENFEETLTLVDETSPYALTGAIFSNDRYIIERATKRLSQAAGNFYINDKPTGAVVNQNPFGGARKSGTNDKAGSKLNLLRWCSARMVKETFVTPTDYKYPFMGE, from the coding sequence ATGCCAACAGCAATTTATAAGGTACCTATTCCGAAGAACGAACCGGTAAACAGTTATGCACCTGGAACTCCCCAAAGAGCTTCTTTACAAGCCAAAATCAAAGAATTGAGAGCTCAAGAAGTAGACGTTCCAATGTATATTGGTGCTGAAGAGGTAAGAACTGGAAAAACACATCCTCTGAATCCTCCTCATGATCATCAGCATAAATTAGGACAGTTCCATGAAGGTGATGGCAGTCATGTTGAGCAAGCAATCAAAGCTGCTTTAGCTGCCAAGCAAGATTGGGCGGATTTACCGTGGCAACAAAGAGCGTCAGTTTTCTTAAAGGCCGCTGATTTGATATCAGGCCCTTACCGAGATAAAATTAATGCTGCTACCATGTTGGCACAGTCAAAAAATGCTTACCAAGCTGAAATAGATTCGGCATGTGAACTGGCTGATTTCTTAAGGTTCAATGTGAAGTACATGACCGAAATATATGAAGAACAGCCTTTTTCACCTGATGGCGTTTGGAATAAAATGGAATACAGACCTTTAGAAGGATTTGTGTTTGCATTAACTCCATTCAACTTTACGGCAATTGCGGGTAATCTACCTTCGAGTGCAGCACTTATGGGGAATACTGTAGTATGGAAACCCGCTTATTCTCAAATCTATTCTGCTAATGTAGTAATGGAAATTTTCCGAGAAGCTGGTGTACCAGATGGTGTCATCAACTTAATTTATGTAGACGGCCCTACTACCGGAGAAAAGATTTTCAAGCATCCTGACTTCGCTGGAATTCACTTCACAGGAAGTACTGGCGTATTCCAAAATATCTGGAAAACTATAGGGGAAAACATTGAAACCTACAAATCATACCCAAGAATAGTAGGCGAAACTGGTGGTAAGGATTTCATCTTAGCACATAAAACAGCTGATGCCAAACAAGTAGCGACTGCCATAACAAGAGGAGCATTTGAATTCCAAGGGCAGAAATGTTCTGCTGCTTCAAGAGTCTATGTTGCCAACAATATTTGGGATGAAGTAAAAGAAAACTTGGTTGCTGATATCAAAGATATCAAGATGGGTGGCCCTGAAGACTTTGAAAACTTCTTCAATGCAGTAATTGACAGAAAGGCGTTTGATAAAATCAAAGGATATATTGAAACAGCAAAAGAAAGCAATGTTGCAGAAGTAATTGCAGGTGGAGAATGTGATGATTCTAAAGGGTACTTTATTCAACCCACTGTCATCGTTACTAAAGACCCTCAGTTTGTAACTATGCAAGAAGAAATTTTCGGCCCAGTAGTAACAATCTATGTGTACGATGCGGAAAATTTTGAAGAAACATTAACTCTAGTTGATGAGACTTCTCCTTACGCATTGACAGGCGCGATTTTCAGTAATGACCGGTATATCATAGAAAGAGCGACAAAACGCTTAAGCCAAGCTGCTGGTAATTTCTATATAAACGATAAACCAACGGGCGCAGTGGTAAATCAAAATCCATTTGGAGGTGCTAGAAAATCAGGTACTAATGATAAAGCAGGTTCAAAACTGAACTTACTGCGTTGGTGCTCTGCGAGAATGGTAAAAGAAACATTTGTCACTCCTACCGATTACAAATATCCTTTCATGGGAGAATAA
- a CDS encoding M16 family metallopeptidase, translating into MVKKIYLSFVFALMASFAFAQVDRTTAPEPTPAKEINIGEPTTFTLKNGLKVFVVENHKLPRVAFSLTFDRDPVLEGDKAGYVSMAGQMLMKGTENRTKAELDQDIDFIGANINTYSTGMFATSLTKHQDKLMELMTDVLFNPAFPEDELDKLKKQTLSGLAASKDDPNAIASNVRGKLVYGDNHPYGEFETEESVENITLAEIKAYYDSYFRPNIGYLAIVGDITPKEAKKLIKKNFEKWEKGNVPTAEYEIPSPPEETLVALVDREASVQSVVNVTYPVELTIGDEDVIVARVLNQILGGGFSSRLMQNLREDKAFTYGARSSLSADEFVGSFTASASVRNEVTDSAVNEFMAELTKINEEGVTQEELDAAKASIAGSFARSLESPQTVASFAINTARYNLPKDYYANYLKNLEAVTLEDVKAAAQKYILPNNANILVVGKGEDVAKSLSRFGELKYYNRKGEEYDPNDKSAMPADLTAEKVLEKYFEALGGKAKLEAVKSMKTSYNASVQGQNISINEVKDNSNYKQEVAMGPMVLSKVLVNDEGVKVFQQGQEVPLPEQAKAGVKAGAKIFPELHYSEMGATLELKNVEEINGKPAYGVAVTMPSGQTSTSYFDAESGLKVKTSSAQASEEIKSYKEVDGIMIPEKRAINQGFQMNADLQSAELNIEIKEDTFQ; encoded by the coding sequence ATGGTTAAAAAGATATATTTAAGTTTCGTTTTCGCTCTGATGGCAAGTTTTGCATTTGCCCAAGTGGACAGAACAACTGCTCCGGAACCTACACCGGCAAAGGAAATTAATATAGGTGAGCCTACTACTTTCACTTTGAAAAATGGTTTAAAAGTATTTGTGGTGGAAAATCACAAATTGCCAAGAGTGGCATTTTCTTTAACTTTTGATAGAGATCCCGTATTGGAAGGAGATAAAGCTGGCTACGTGAGCATGGCAGGTCAAATGTTGATGAAAGGAACTGAGAATCGTACTAAAGCAGAATTAGATCAAGATATTGACTTCATAGGAGCTAACATCAATACTTATTCAACTGGAATGTTTGCAACCTCACTAACTAAACATCAAGATAAATTGATGGAGTTAATGACAGATGTATTGTTCAACCCAGCATTCCCTGAGGACGAATTGGATAAATTAAAAAAGCAGACTTTATCCGGCTTAGCGGCTTCCAAAGATGATCCTAACGCAATCGCTTCAAATGTAAGAGGAAAATTGGTTTATGGTGATAATCATCCATATGGAGAGTTTGAAACTGAAGAGTCAGTAGAGAATATAACTTTAGCGGAAATTAAGGCCTATTATGACAGTTATTTCAGACCTAACATAGGTTATTTGGCGATTGTCGGAGATATTACTCCTAAAGAAGCCAAGAAGCTAATCAAGAAGAATTTTGAGAAATGGGAGAAAGGTAATGTTCCGACTGCTGAATACGAAATCCCTAGTCCTCCGGAAGAAACTTTAGTTGCTCTTGTGGACAGAGAAGCTTCTGTTCAGTCTGTAGTAAATGTAACCTACCCTGTTGAATTAACAATTGGTGACGAGGATGTTATTGTTGCTAGAGTTTTAAATCAAATCCTAGGCGGTGGCTTCTCTTCAAGATTAATGCAAAATTTAAGAGAGGACAAGGCCTTTACTTATGGAGCAAGATCTTCTTTAAGCGCAGATGAATTTGTTGGTAGTTTTACTGCAAGTGCAAGCGTTCGGAATGAGGTAACTGATAGTGCTGTAAACGAATTTATGGCTGAGTTAACGAAAATAAATGAAGAAGGTGTTACCCAAGAAGAGCTAGATGCTGCCAAAGCTTCTATTGCAGGTAGTTTTGCTCGATCGTTGGAAAGTCCACAAACAGTGGCATCATTTGCTATCAATACTGCTCGATATAATTTGCCAAAAGACTATTATGCGAATTATTTGAAAAATCTTGAGGCGGTAACTTTAGAAGACGTTAAAGCAGCAGCACAAAAATACATTTTACCAAATAATGCCAATATTTTGGTAGTGGGTAAAGGAGAAGATGTAGCAAAAAGCTTATCCCGATTTGGTGAGCTGAAATATTACAATCGAAAAGGAGAAGAATATGATCCGAATGATAAAAGCGCTATGCCTGCTGATCTAACAGCTGAAAAAGTATTGGAAAAGTATTTTGAAGCCCTAGGTGGCAAAGCGAAATTAGAGGCTGTTAAGTCAATGAAAACTTCTTATAATGCAAGTGTTCAAGGTCAAAACATTAGCATTAACGAAGTAAAAGATAATAGTAATTATAAGCAAGAAGTTGCAATGGGCCCAATGGTTCTCAGCAAAGTTTTGGTAAATGATGAAGGCGTAAAGGTATTTCAACAAGGTCAAGAAGTTCCTTTACCAGAGCAAGCTAAGGCAGGAGTAAAAGCAGGAGCAAAGATTTTCCCAGAACTACACTATTCTGAAATGGGTGCTACGCTTGAACTAAAAAATGTAGAAGAAATAAACGGAAAGCCTGCTTATGGCGTGGCTGTTACTATGCCTTCAGGTCAAACAAGTACTTCCTATTTCGATGCTGAATCAGGGTTAAAAGTAAAAACTTCTTCAGCTCAGGCTTCTGAGGAAATTAAAAGCTATAAAGAGGTAGATGGAATTATGATTCCTGAAAAAAGAGCTATTAATCAAGGCTTCCAAATGAATGCTGATTTGCAGTCAGCTGAATTAAATATCGAGATTAAAGAGGATACTTTTCAGTAA
- a CDS encoding winged helix-turn-helix transcriptional regulator → MENDLIKVTPRCPIRTTLELVGGKWKLLIIIQLATEPKRLSKLKRDIPDISEKMLIQELKNLVDSELVIRTNYGEVPPKVEYKLSDKGKLALPLIGHMKEFAEQYLAQ, encoded by the coding sequence ATGGAAAATGATTTGATTAAGGTTACACCAAGATGTCCGATTCGAACAACACTAGAATTGGTAGGTGGGAAATGGAAGCTCTTAATTATTATTCAATTGGCTACTGAACCCAAGCGTTTATCAAAATTGAAGCGAGACATCCCTGACATCAGTGAAAAAATGCTGATTCAAGAATTGAAGAATTTAGTGGACAGTGAATTAGTAATTCGAACCAATTATGGAGAAGTCCCGCCCAAAGTAGAGTATAAACTAAGTGATAAAGGTAAATTAGCTTTACCCTTAATTGGGCATATGAAAGAATTTGCTGAACAATATTTAGCCCAGTAG
- a CDS encoding phosphoenolpyruvate carboxylase, which yields MKKVNYQDEVATRYTAYNSLFLDLPYDHIYRTGTLLPILEQLSQQGFKNGKEPIEIIDQFKREILGDKDEKELHQLLFQLIQYVERQVLLFDSIEDAAFEKIFNVEGKGSIKELIGRVRHANKLKELKEKLETFSVRIVLTAHPTQFYPGNVLAINTDLENAIRKNDLASINSLMLQLGKTPFINKVKPSPYDEAVSLCWYLENVFYKSIPSILYDLVEELDEHWEDWINPDLLTVGFWPGGDRDGNPFVTHDITVKVADRLRETILKCYYRDLRAIRRRLTFKGVEDKILQAEQKVYDSLYGNKSKGFNNPEELIRMLKEALKNLKAEHNGIFSELLEKFILKVRIFGFHFSIMDIRQDSRKHDALWEDILEHQDDKNIAAQYEKMPEQDKINHLLGVEKLPSDNSIYDAFHQEMLKSFDALEEIKKRNGNRACHRYIISNCQSALHVMEVFQLARIKLSASAYESLDIVPLFETIDDLANASDIMKQLYEIPFYRKHIKSRGDKQTIMVGFSDGTKDGGYLRANWSIFQAKEALTEISREYGIKVIFFDGRGGPPARGGGNMHDFYASLGPKIEDEEVQVTIQGQTISSNYGKVGSCRYNMEQLLSAGLENHLFADDNRVLAEKERALLDQLAETAYQLYKDFKSHEKFTSYLGNVTPLKYFGDTNIGSRPTSRGKKGELKFEDLRAIPFVGAWAQMKQNIPGFYGVGTALSTLKQKGKAKDIKQLYSDSLFFRTLLGNSMQSIAKSFYPATAYLGKDKEYGEFWQLMKKEFDLSKEELDEISGKKGLLHEAPVSQASIAIRERIVLPLITIQQYAIQKLREGVENEDIYKKLILRSMFGIVNAARNAA from the coding sequence ATGAAAAAAGTCAATTATCAGGATGAAGTGGCAACTAGATATACAGCATATAATAGTCTTTTTTTAGATTTGCCTTATGACCATATATACAGGACAGGGACACTTTTGCCCATACTTGAGCAGTTAAGCCAACAAGGTTTTAAGAACGGAAAAGAACCAATAGAGATAATTGATCAATTTAAGAGGGAAATTTTAGGAGATAAAGATGAAAAAGAGCTTCATCAGTTACTGTTTCAATTAATTCAGTATGTAGAAAGGCAGGTTTTACTTTTTGACTCTATTGAAGATGCTGCTTTTGAAAAGATATTTAATGTAGAAGGGAAAGGTTCCATAAAAGAGCTCATTGGAAGGGTCAGACATGCGAACAAACTGAAGGAGCTAAAGGAAAAATTAGAGACTTTTTCAGTTCGAATTGTGCTAACTGCCCACCCCACTCAGTTTTATCCTGGCAATGTTTTGGCGATCAATACTGATCTCGAAAACGCCATCAGAAAGAATGATCTAGCTTCTATTAATTCCTTGATGTTGCAGTTAGGAAAAACCCCTTTTATTAACAAAGTAAAACCAAGTCCTTACGATGAGGCAGTTAGTCTGTGCTGGTATTTAGAAAATGTATTTTATAAAAGTATACCCTCAATTCTGTATGATTTGGTTGAAGAATTAGATGAGCATTGGGAAGATTGGATAAATCCTGATTTACTAACCGTTGGTTTTTGGCCAGGAGGGGACAGAGATGGTAATCCATTTGTCACTCATGATATTACTGTTAAAGTAGCAGATAGGCTGAGAGAAACTATTTTGAAATGCTACTACAGAGATCTACGTGCCATAAGACGAAGACTAACTTTTAAAGGGGTGGAGGATAAAATCCTACAAGCAGAGCAAAAAGTTTATGATTCTCTTTATGGAAATAAGTCAAAGGGATTTAATAATCCGGAAGAATTAATCCGGATGTTGAAAGAAGCGCTCAAAAACCTGAAGGCTGAACATAACGGAATATTTTCTGAGCTTTTAGAGAAATTCATTTTAAAGGTGAGAATATTTGGCTTCCATTTTTCCATCATGGATATCCGGCAGGATAGCCGCAAACATGATGCTTTGTGGGAAGATATTTTGGAGCATCAAGATGATAAAAATATTGCTGCTCAATATGAAAAAATGCCAGAGCAAGACAAAATTAATCATCTACTTGGCGTTGAAAAACTACCAAGTGACAATAGTATTTACGATGCTTTTCACCAAGAAATGCTAAAAAGCTTTGATGCATTGGAAGAGATTAAGAAAAGAAATGGAAACAGAGCTTGTCATCGATACATAATCAGTAATTGTCAGTCAGCTCTGCATGTAATGGAGGTTTTCCAGTTAGCAAGGATTAAATTAAGTGCTAGTGCTTATGAGTCACTAGATATAGTTCCGCTATTTGAAACCATTGATGATTTAGCTAATGCCTCAGACATTATGAAGCAGTTGTATGAAATACCATTTTATAGAAAGCACATTAAGAGCAGAGGAGATAAGCAGACGATCATGGTAGGCTTCTCTGATGGTACTAAAGATGGTGGTTATTTACGAGCTAATTGGTCAATTTTTCAGGCTAAGGAAGCACTTACGGAAATTTCAAGAGAATATGGTATTAAAGTAATTTTCTTTGATGGGAGAGGAGGTCCTCCTGCAAGAGGTGGCGGGAATATGCATGATTTTTATGCTTCCCTAGGCCCTAAAATAGAAGATGAGGAAGTTCAAGTGACTATCCAAGGTCAAACCATCAGTTCTAATTATGGGAAAGTAGGATCTTGTCGTTATAATATGGAGCAGTTGCTATCAGCAGGATTGGAAAATCATTTGTTTGCCGATGATAATAGAGTGCTTGCTGAAAAGGAACGAGCCTTATTAGATCAGTTGGCAGAAACTGCTTACCAACTCTATAAGGACTTTAAAAGTCACGAGAAATTCACAAGCTATTTAGGTAATGTAACCCCACTAAAATACTTTGGTGATACCAATATCGGAAGTAGACCTACGAGTAGAGGAAAAAAAGGTGAATTGAAATTTGAAGATCTTAGAGCTATCCCGTTTGTTGGTGCATGGGCTCAAATGAAACAAAACATCCCTGGATTTTACGGAGTAGGCACTGCACTTAGCACGCTCAAGCAGAAAGGGAAAGCAAAGGATATCAAACAATTATATTCTGACTCTCTATTTTTTAGAACCCTATTGGGCAACTCCATGCAGTCCATCGCAAAATCTTTTTACCCTGCTACGGCTTATCTAGGTAAGGATAAAGAATATGGAGAATTCTGGCAGTTAATGAAAAAGGAATTCGACCTGAGTAAGGAGGAGTTGGATGAAATCAGTGGTAAAAAAGGACTATTGCATGAAGCTCCTGTATCCCAAGCATCAATAGCTATTAGAGAGAGAATAGTGTTACCTTTGATTACAATTCAGCAGTATGCAATTCAAAAGTTAAGGGAAGGTGTGGAAAATGAAGATATCTATAAAAAATTGATTCTGAGAAGTATGTTTGGGATTGTGAATGCAGCAAGAAATGCAGCATAA
- a CDS encoding M16 family metallopeptidase, translating into MMKRLMIGSLCLLMAYGSMAQKKEIEFTEFDLDNGMHVILHQDNSTPIVVVSVMYHVGSKNENPERTGFAHFFEHLLFEGSKNIERGQFDKYITNAGGVNNANTSNDRTYYYEILPSNQLKLGLWLESERLMHAQIQDIGVETQREVVKEEKRQRYDNQPYGTILPEIMKRAYTEHPYRWTPIGSLEHLNAASLDEFVEFYETFYVPENATLSIAGDIEIDEAKKLVKDYFGPIEKGGKEIPRPDIVEPEQKVEVRDTIYDNIQLPAVIQAYHMPAQGTEDSYALEMLSTALSGGQSARMYKSLVDEQQKALQVAAIPFSSEDPGLYLLFGLPTIGGDLKELENAMDAEIQKVQEELISDQEFEKIRNQKENDFISGNSTMAGIAESLANYHVYYGDADLINKEIDRYMKVTKEDIRRVAQEYLTEDNRVVLYYLPKSQQNQ; encoded by the coding sequence ATGATGAAAAGACTTATGATCGGGTCTTTGTGTTTATTGATGGCCTACGGCTCAATGGCGCAAAAAAAGGAAATCGAGTTTACTGAATTCGATTTAGACAATGGAATGCATGTGATTTTACATCAAGATAATTCCACTCCAATAGTGGTAGTTTCAGTAATGTACCATGTAGGTTCCAAAAATGAAAACCCTGAAAGAACAGGTTTTGCTCACTTCTTTGAGCACTTATTATTTGAAGGGTCAAAAAATATTGAAAGAGGTCAATTTGACAAATATATCACCAATGCTGGTGGTGTTAACAATGCCAATACGTCAAATGACAGAACTTACTATTATGAAATCTTACCATCAAATCAATTAAAACTAGGTTTATGGTTAGAATCTGAAAGATTAATGCACGCGCAAATACAAGATATAGGTGTGGAAACACAACGCGAAGTTGTAAAAGAAGAGAAGAGACAAAGGTATGACAACCAGCCTTATGGGACTATCTTACCTGAAATCATGAAAAGAGCATATACTGAGCATCCTTATAGATGGACGCCAATCGGCTCTTTGGAGCATTTAAATGCTGCGTCTTTGGATGAGTTTGTAGAATTTTACGAAACTTTCTATGTTCCTGAGAATGCGACTTTATCTATAGCTGGAGATATTGAAATTGATGAGGCCAAAAAATTAGTGAAAGACTATTTTGGTCCTATTGAAAAAGGTGGAAAAGAAATACCAAGACCAGACATAGTGGAGCCGGAACAAAAAGTAGAAGTTCGAGATACTATTTATGACAACATTCAATTGCCTGCTGTAATTCAAGCATACCATATGCCAGCACAAGGCACCGAAGATTCATATGCGTTGGAAATGTTGAGCACGGCACTTTCCGGTGGTCAATCAGCCAGAATGTACAAGTCTTTGGTTGATGAACAACAAAAAGCACTACAAGTTGCCGCTATCCCATTTTCATCCGAAGATCCCGGATTGTATCTCCTTTTCGGATTACCTACAATAGGTGGTGATTTGAAAGAATTGGAAAATGCAATGGATGCAGAAATCCAAAAAGTACAAGAGGAACTTATTTCTGACCAAGAATTTGAAAAAATCAGAAACCAAAAGGAAAATGATTTTATTTCTGGTAACAGTACCATGGCCGGAATTGCAGAGAGTTTAGCAAACTATCATGTTTATTATGGCGATGCTGACTTAATCAATAAAGAGATAGATCGATATATGAAAGTTACTAAAGAAGATATTAGAAGAGTAGCTCAAGAGTATCTCACTGAAGATAATAGAGTAGTACTTTATTACTTACCAAAATCTCAACAAAATCAATAA
- a CDS encoding NmrA family NAD(P)-binding protein, producing MRILITGATGNIGKATIDALLSLKIDAEVVAGLRDIKNDVMAFEKPEFLEFQEFDFEKVDQFNKYLEGIDTLFLLRPPQISDTKKYFQPLIAEAIKLGLEHIVFLSVQGADKNSIIPHYKIEKMIMDSGIPYTFLRPAYFMQNFTTTLRKDIIEKSEVFLPAGNAKFTVVDAKDIGLVAAKILLSSEDHQNEAYDLTNNEKLTFGEMVHQINEITGQSITFKSPNLVSFFIRKSKEGVPTMLILVMIMLHYFPRFQATPDTSDSVLRITGNEPGSFKRFVVREQELLSQITK from the coding sequence ATGAGGATATTAATTACTGGTGCAACTGGAAATATTGGCAAAGCTACTATCGATGCTTTGTTAAGTCTCAAGATCGATGCTGAAGTTGTAGCTGGATTGAGGGATATTAAGAATGATGTCATGGCTTTTGAAAAACCCGAGTTCCTTGAATTTCAAGAATTTGATTTTGAAAAAGTTGATCAATTCAATAAATATCTTGAGGGTATTGATACTTTATTTTTGTTAAGGCCACCGCAAATATCGGACACTAAGAAGTATTTTCAACCCTTAATTGCTGAAGCAATCAAGTTGGGCTTAGAACATATCGTTTTTCTTTCGGTTCAAGGTGCTGATAAAAATAGCATCATTCCTCATTATAAAATCGAAAAAATGATAATGGATTCAGGGATTCCCTATACATTTCTGAGACCAGCTTATTTTATGCAAAATTTCACTACCACTTTAAGAAAAGACATAATTGAAAAGTCGGAGGTTTTTTTACCTGCTGGAAATGCAAAATTTACTGTGGTAGATGCAAAAGATATTGGCTTAGTGGCAGCTAAAATATTACTAAGCTCCGAAGATCATCAAAATGAAGCTTACGATTTGACAAATAACGAAAAGCTGACCTTTGGGGAAATGGTTCATCAAATCAACGAAATTACTGGCCAGAGCATCACCTTTAAGTCTCCGAATTTGGTCTCCTTCTTTATCAGAAAGAGTAAAGAGGGTGTACCTACCATGTTGATTTTAGTAATGATAATGTTACATTACTTCCCAAGATTCCAAGCTACTCCTGATACCAGTGATTCAGTTTTGAGAATTACAGGAAATGAGCCAGGAAGCTTTAAAAGGTTTGTTGTGCGGGAGCAAGAATTGCTAAGTCAAATTACTAAGTGA
- a CDS encoding NAD(P)-dependent oxidoreductase, translated as MKKLAVFGASGKTGAQFVNQALKEGYSIKALARNPGKIQDQSANLEVIKGDVLNAEDVAKTLSGTDMVVSLFGHVKGSPDGLQTQGTKNIIGAMKESGINQIISLSGGGLPFPEKDQPKFPDKMIRFIMKIAVPKILNDAKDHAELLKKSDRDWIIVRGPRLTDDTKKEDYRIGWVGVDASTKIGRADLADFILQLCKEKEFEKYGKQMPFVSY; from the coding sequence ATGAAGAAATTAGCAGTATTCGGAGCAAGTGGAAAGACAGGAGCACAATTTGTAAATCAAGCGCTGAAAGAAGGTTATTCAATAAAGGCGTTAGCTAGAAACCCTGGTAAGATCCAAGATCAATCTGCAAACTTAGAAGTCATTAAAGGAGATGTATTAAATGCTGAAGATGTAGCGAAAACCCTGTCTGGTACTGATATGGTCGTCAGTTTGTTTGGTCATGTGAAAGGATCGCCCGATGGTTTACAAACGCAAGGCACCAAAAATATCATAGGAGCTATGAAGGAATCGGGAATCAATCAAATCATTTCTTTGTCAGGAGGTGGGCTGCCTTTTCCTGAAAAAGATCAACCTAAATTTCCTGATAAAATGATTCGATTCATCATGAAAATTGCGGTACCTAAAATCTTAAATGATGCCAAAGACCATGCAGAATTATTGAAAAAAAGTGATAGAGACTGGATTATTGTACGAGGTCCAAGGTTGACTGATGATACTAAAAAGGAAGATTATAGAATCGGCTGGGTAGGGGTAGATGCTAGCACGAAAATTGGCAGAGCGGATTTGGCTGATTTTATTCTGCAGCTTTGTAAAGAAAAAGAATTTGAGAAATATGGCAAGCAAATGCCGTTTGTTAGTTATTGA